The following are encoded in a window of Poecile atricapillus isolate bPoeAtr1 chromosome 3, bPoeAtr1.hap1, whole genome shotgun sequence genomic DNA:
- the TRERF1 gene encoding transcriptional-regulating factor 1 isoform X3 → MGDQQLYKTNHTANNNENLYYEQHQMNSLPSLNHSYGTSVMDAPQASPLSPPFPQDSRDSIALPVGSKSLGSMDTSRQTSWTHSGSGNHVTARNSLNNQSSMWSPLGQGESHDGYQYSYSQPSENRSQKITSGVLHKLDSFTQVFANQNLRIQVNNMAQVLHTESSMVDNSGDSALRQLLSQKPAVEQQPVTSSVQRYQPVPQQTHQNFASTQQKQQMQVMQHQQLYYDYQQHLSQMQMHSAFQQGQAHVPQMQSQQLLPQQMQHLQQPQYYAQPQQGHQRLSIQDIQQQQPARQQRQCPVQIAQYYQTQPVMQQLQQQQQQMQLPLPPYHREPDPKTMHEPHQYSQDPSHPVQLIQLGAVPQYCFQDPHEQYRHLYPQSLLQQQQQDQQKQYLSESRVPSLNSHIGLTPPDTAEDPARQEINSAGNAVPHRTLLLPSGVHLNNKSSQQDSPSTTWPQQVQLSDGRLQPLSPEQSGQNRETFPERPDAKNKLMCSICLKEFKSLPALNGHMRSHGGVRASPNFKQEASKKPHPSAVKLEENFKPLQDKKKYRHRPEPLFIPPPSFNLSMSHSGATLYQSQLRSPRVLGDHLLDRTHELPPYTPPPMLSPVRQGSGLFSSVLTSSHSTSHAQLPLTPLTPTPRVLLCRSNSIDGSVIPVTPGPGEQTVEPRINIGSRFQADIPELQDRLLMEKDVHKATLVWKPWPELENKVFQQRVEDLLNMSCSSVLPGGGTNSEYALHSLFEAKGDIMVALEKLLLRKPVRLKCHPLANYHYAGSDKWTHQERRLFKEALSTYSKDFIFVQKMVKSKTVAQCVEYYYTWKKILRLGRKHRTRLEKKRDECLTSGEEEVLEEDEEIEEDRKEEREMQKSPDPPAISLVGPIDVPAVQGLSLSSSSFICEMPNCGAVFSSRQALNGHARIHGGTNQVTKTRCTIPGTKQKSGTQSGYCSIKSSPAHSTTSGETDPTTIFPCKECGRVFFKIKSRNAHMKTHRQQEEQQRQKAQKAAVAAEMAATIARTTGPAGHSLIPLDHMSLVKHVENVGDIDDDVVPDLGDVMEENEVMDADLLLDDEDPDLLQDDAEL, encoded by the exons ATGGGGGACCAGCAATTGTATAAAACTAATCATACTGCCAACAACAATGAGAACTTGTACTACGAACAACACCAAATGAACTCCCTTCCATCTCTAAATCACAGCTATGGGACATCTGTTATGGATGCTCCCCAGGCgtcccccctctcccctccatTTCCCCAAGATTCAAGGGACAGTATAGCGTTGCCTGTAGGTTCAAAAAGTCTTGGGTCAATGGATACATCTAGACAAACCAGTTGGACACATTCTGGCTCAGGAAATCATGTCACAGCGAGGAATAGTTTGAATAATCAAAGCTCAATGTGGAGCCCCCTCGGGCAGGGGGAGTCCCATGACGGATACCAATATTCTTACTCCCAACCCAGTGAAAACCGATCGCAAAAAATTACCAGTGGGGTCCTGCACAAATTGGACTCCTTTACACAAGTATTTGCCAACCAAAATCTGAGAATTCAAGTCAACAACATGGCTCAGGTTCTGCACACCGAGTCTTCAATGGTGGATAATTCTGGTGACAGTGCACTCAGGCAGCTGCTGTCCCAGAAGCCGGCAGTCGAGCAGCAACCCGTAACTTCCTCCGTACAAAGATACCAACCAGTGCCACAGCAAACACACCAGAATTTTGCAAGCACACAGCAAAAGCAACAAATGCAAGTCATGCAGCACCAACAGTTGTACTACGACTACCAGCAGCACTTATCACAGATGCAGATGCATTCTGCGTTCCAGCAGGGACAGGCGCACGTTCCACAAATGCAGTCCCAGCAGCTCCTACCGCAACAGATGCAGCACTTGCAGCAGCCTCAGTACTAcgctcagccccagcagggacacCAGCGGCTCTCGATCCAGGacatccagcagcagcagccagctcggcagcagcggcagtGTCCAGTGCAGATCGCTCAGTATTACCAAACACAACCTGTCATGCAGCagttacagcagcagcagcagcagatgcaaTTGCCGCTTCCTCCGTATCACAGGGAACCCGATCCAAAGACTATGCATGAACCACACCAATACTCTCAGGATCCCAGTCATCCTGTGCAGCTTATCCAGTTGGGAGCAGTGCCTCAGTATTGCTTCCAAGATCCCCACGAACAGTACAGGCACTTGTACCCCCAGAGtttactgcagcagcagcagcaagatcAGCAGAAGCAATACCTGAGTGAGAGCAGAGTGCCATCCCTGAACTCCCACATTGGCCTCACTCCACCAGATACCGCCGAGGATCCCGCACGGCAGGAGATTAATTCTGCAGGTAATGCTGTCCCTCATCGAACTCTTTTGCTACCTTCGGGAGTTCATCTGAACAACAAAAGCTCTCAGCAAGACTCTCCCAGTACCACATGGCCTCAG CAGGTGCAACTGTCAGATGGCAGACTGCAGCCACTGTCCCCAGaacaaag tggCCAAAACAGAGAAACGTTTCCTGAGAGACCTGATGCGAAGAACAAGCTTATGTGTTCAATATGCTTGAAGGAATTTAAGAGTTTGCCTGCTCTAAATGGTCACATGAGGTCACACGGAGGAGTAAGAGCATCTCCTAACTTCAAACAG GAAGCTAGCAAAAAACCTCATCCAAGTGCTGTAAAATTGGAAGAAAATTTCAAACCGTTGCAGGACAAGAAGAAGTATCGGCACAGACCCGAACCTCTCTTCATACCTCCTCCTTCCTTCAACCTCAGCATGTCCCACTCCGGTGCCACTCTGTACCAGAGTCAGCTTCGTTCTCCCCGTGTTCTGGGCGATCACCTGCTGGACCGGACACATGAGCTGCCCCCCTACACTCCACCACCCATGCTCAGTCCCGTCCGGCAAGGGTCTGGTCTCTTCAGCAGTGTTCTCACTTCTTCTCACAGCACATCACATGCTCAGCTGCCACTTACTCCACTGACACCCACTCCACGGGTGCTCCTGTGCCGGTCTA ATAGTATTGATGGAAGTGTCATTCCAGTGACGCCCGGGCCTGGAGAACAGACTGTTGAACC GCGAATCAATATTGGGTCCAGGTTCCAGGCTGACATTCCTGAGCTGCAGGACAGATTGCTGATGGAGAAAGATGTGCACAAGGCTACTTTGGTTTGGAAACCATGGCCAGAACTGGAGAACAAAGTCTTCCAACAAAGAG TGGAAGACCTTTTAAATATGAGCTGTTCCAGTGTGTTACCTGGTGGAGGAACTAACTCAGAATACGCTTTGCACTCTCTCTTTGAAGCAAAAGGAGATATTATG GTTGCTCTTGAAAAGCTGCTGTTGAGAAAGCCAGTGAGATTGAAGTGTCATCCTTTGGCAAATTACCACTATGCCG GCTCTGACAAATGGACACATCAAGAAAGGAGACTGTTCAAAGAGGCATTGTCCACCTACAGCAAAGATTTCATATTTGTACAGAAAATG GTTAAGTCTAAGACAGTTGCACAATGTGTGGAATACTACTATACATGGAAGAAAATCTTGCGTTTGGGACGGAAACACAGAACACGtttagagaagaaaagagatgaATGCTTG ACAAGTGGAGAAGAGGAAGTGTTAGAGGAAGATGAGGAGATTGAAGaagacagaaaggaagaaagggaaatgcAGAAGTCACCTGACCCACCAGCAATCTCTCTTGTTGGACCTATAGATGTACCTGCCGTTCAGGGTCTTTCACTGTCTTCATCCTCCTTCATCTGTGAAATGCCAAACTGTGGCGCT gtgTTCAGTTCCCGACAAGCGCTGAATGGCCACGCTCGCATTCACGGAGGTACGAACCAGGTGACAAAAACACGCTGCACCATTCCTGGCACTAAGCAGAAATCTGGTACGCAGAGCGGATACTGCTCCATCAAGAGCTCACCTGCCCACAGCACAACAAGCGGCGAGACCGACCCAACGACaatttttccttgcaaggaGTGTGGCAG GGTCTTCTTCAAAATCAAAAGCCGCAATGCTCATATGAAGACTCACAGACAACAAGAAGAACAGCAAAGGCAGAAGGCTCAGAaagctgctgtggcagcagaaaTGGCAGCCACTATTGCAAGAACTACTGGGCCAGCTGGGCATAGTTTGATCCCCCTGGATCACATGAGTTTGGTTAAACATGTTGAAAATGTTGGTGACATTGATGATGATGTTGTTCCGGATCTGGGTGATGTCATGGAAGAGAATGAAGTTATGGATGCTGACCTCTTACTGGATGATGAAGATCCAGATCTACTGCAGGATGATGCTGAGTTGTAA
- the TRERF1 gene encoding transcriptional-regulating factor 1 isoform X1 has translation MGDQQLYKTNHTANNNENLYYEQHQMNSLPSLNHSYGTSVMDAPQASPLSPPFPQDSRDSIALPVGSKSLGSMDTSRQTSWTHSGSGNHVTARNSLNNQSSMWSPLGQGESHDGYQYSYSQPSENRSQKITSGVLHKLDSFTQVFANQNLRIQVNNMAQVLHTESSMVDNSGDSALRQLLSQKPAVEQQPVTSSVQRYQPVPQQTHQNFASTQQKQQMQVMQHQQLYYDYQQHLSQMQMHSAFQQGQAHVPQMQSQQLLPQQMQHLQQPQYYAQPQQGHQRLSIQDIQQQQPARQQRQCPVQIAQYYQTQPVMQQLQQQQQQMQLPLPPYHREPDPKTMHEPHQYSQDPSHPVQLIQLGAVPQYCFQDPHEQYRHLYPQSLLQQQQQDQQKQYLSESRVPSLNSHIGLTPPDTAEDPARQEINSAGNAVPHRTLLLPSGVHLNNKSSQQDSPSTTWPQQVQLSDGRLQPLSPEQSGQNRETFPERPDAKNKLMCSICLKEFKSLPALNGHMRSHGGVRASPNFKQDEGEKPPQQPLSKEVDGLAPIVMPVSVPVKLLSPEPSTQPSASTATATDKPANSVSDDEMPVLVKMTYSPPCSPKMANPCSSSEASKKPHPSAVKLEENFKPLQDKKKYRHRPEPLFIPPPSFNLSMSHSGATLYQSQLRSPRVLGDHLLDRTHELPPYTPPPMLSPVRQGSGLFSSVLTSSHSTSHAQLPLTPLTPTPRVLLCRSNSIDGSVIPVTPGPGEQTVEPRINIGSRFQADIPELQDRLLMEKDVHKATLVWKPWPELENKVFQQRVEDLLNMSCSSVLPGGGTNSEYALHSLFEAKGDIMVALEKLLLRKPVRLKCHPLANYHYAGSDKWTHQERRLFKEALSTYSKDFIFVQKMVKSKTVAQCVEYYYTWKKILRLGRKHRTRLEKKRDECLTSGEEEVLEEDEEIEEDRKEEREMQKSPDPPAISLVGPIDVPAVQGLSLSSSSFICEMPNCGAVFSSRQALNGHARIHGGTNQVTKTRCTIPGTKQKSGTQSGYCSIKSSPAHSTTSGETDPTTIFPCKECGRVFFKIKSRNAHMKTHRQQEEQQRQKAQKAAVAAEMAATIARTTGPAGHSLIPLDHMSLVKHVENVGDIDDDVVPDLGDVMEENEVMDADLLLDDEDPDLLQDDAEL, from the exons ATGGGGGACCAGCAATTGTATAAAACTAATCATACTGCCAACAACAATGAGAACTTGTACTACGAACAACACCAAATGAACTCCCTTCCATCTCTAAATCACAGCTATGGGACATCTGTTATGGATGCTCCCCAGGCgtcccccctctcccctccatTTCCCCAAGATTCAAGGGACAGTATAGCGTTGCCTGTAGGTTCAAAAAGTCTTGGGTCAATGGATACATCTAGACAAACCAGTTGGACACATTCTGGCTCAGGAAATCATGTCACAGCGAGGAATAGTTTGAATAATCAAAGCTCAATGTGGAGCCCCCTCGGGCAGGGGGAGTCCCATGACGGATACCAATATTCTTACTCCCAACCCAGTGAAAACCGATCGCAAAAAATTACCAGTGGGGTCCTGCACAAATTGGACTCCTTTACACAAGTATTTGCCAACCAAAATCTGAGAATTCAAGTCAACAACATGGCTCAGGTTCTGCACACCGAGTCTTCAATGGTGGATAATTCTGGTGACAGTGCACTCAGGCAGCTGCTGTCCCAGAAGCCGGCAGTCGAGCAGCAACCCGTAACTTCCTCCGTACAAAGATACCAACCAGTGCCACAGCAAACACACCAGAATTTTGCAAGCACACAGCAAAAGCAACAAATGCAAGTCATGCAGCACCAACAGTTGTACTACGACTACCAGCAGCACTTATCACAGATGCAGATGCATTCTGCGTTCCAGCAGGGACAGGCGCACGTTCCACAAATGCAGTCCCAGCAGCTCCTACCGCAACAGATGCAGCACTTGCAGCAGCCTCAGTACTAcgctcagccccagcagggacacCAGCGGCTCTCGATCCAGGacatccagcagcagcagccagctcggcagcagcggcagtGTCCAGTGCAGATCGCTCAGTATTACCAAACACAACCTGTCATGCAGCagttacagcagcagcagcagcagatgcaaTTGCCGCTTCCTCCGTATCACAGGGAACCCGATCCAAAGACTATGCATGAACCACACCAATACTCTCAGGATCCCAGTCATCCTGTGCAGCTTATCCAGTTGGGAGCAGTGCCTCAGTATTGCTTCCAAGATCCCCACGAACAGTACAGGCACTTGTACCCCCAGAGtttactgcagcagcagcagcaagatcAGCAGAAGCAATACCTGAGTGAGAGCAGAGTGCCATCCCTGAACTCCCACATTGGCCTCACTCCACCAGATACCGCCGAGGATCCCGCACGGCAGGAGATTAATTCTGCAGGTAATGCTGTCCCTCATCGAACTCTTTTGCTACCTTCGGGAGTTCATCTGAACAACAAAAGCTCTCAGCAAGACTCTCCCAGTACCACATGGCCTCAG CAGGTGCAACTGTCAGATGGCAGACTGCAGCCACTGTCCCCAGaacaaag tggCCAAAACAGAGAAACGTTTCCTGAGAGACCTGATGCGAAGAACAAGCTTATGTGTTCAATATGCTTGAAGGAATTTAAGAGTTTGCCTGCTCTAAATGGTCACATGAGGTCACACGGAGGAGTAAGAGCATCTCCTAACTTCAAACAG GATGAAGGAGAGAAACCACCACAGCAGCCGCTGTCTAAAGAGGTGGATGGCCTTGCGCCCATCGTCATGCCAGTGTCTGTCCCTGTAAAGCTTCTGTCACCTGAGCCCAGCACGCAGccctctgccagcactgccacagccacagaCAAGCCTGCCAACTCTGTGTCAGATGACGAGATGCCCGTTCTCGTGAAGATGACTTACTCTCCACCGTGCAGTCCAAAAATGGCCAACCCCTGCTCATCCTCT GAAGCTAGCAAAAAACCTCATCCAAGTGCTGTAAAATTGGAAGAAAATTTCAAACCGTTGCAGGACAAGAAGAAGTATCGGCACAGACCCGAACCTCTCTTCATACCTCCTCCTTCCTTCAACCTCAGCATGTCCCACTCCGGTGCCACTCTGTACCAGAGTCAGCTTCGTTCTCCCCGTGTTCTGGGCGATCACCTGCTGGACCGGACACATGAGCTGCCCCCCTACACTCCACCACCCATGCTCAGTCCCGTCCGGCAAGGGTCTGGTCTCTTCAGCAGTGTTCTCACTTCTTCTCACAGCACATCACATGCTCAGCTGCCACTTACTCCACTGACACCCACTCCACGGGTGCTCCTGTGCCGGTCTA ATAGTATTGATGGAAGTGTCATTCCAGTGACGCCCGGGCCTGGAGAACAGACTGTTGAACC GCGAATCAATATTGGGTCCAGGTTCCAGGCTGACATTCCTGAGCTGCAGGACAGATTGCTGATGGAGAAAGATGTGCACAAGGCTACTTTGGTTTGGAAACCATGGCCAGAACTGGAGAACAAAGTCTTCCAACAAAGAG TGGAAGACCTTTTAAATATGAGCTGTTCCAGTGTGTTACCTGGTGGAGGAACTAACTCAGAATACGCTTTGCACTCTCTCTTTGAAGCAAAAGGAGATATTATG GTTGCTCTTGAAAAGCTGCTGTTGAGAAAGCCAGTGAGATTGAAGTGTCATCCTTTGGCAAATTACCACTATGCCG GCTCTGACAAATGGACACATCAAGAAAGGAGACTGTTCAAAGAGGCATTGTCCACCTACAGCAAAGATTTCATATTTGTACAGAAAATG GTTAAGTCTAAGACAGTTGCACAATGTGTGGAATACTACTATACATGGAAGAAAATCTTGCGTTTGGGACGGAAACACAGAACACGtttagagaagaaaagagatgaATGCTTG ACAAGTGGAGAAGAGGAAGTGTTAGAGGAAGATGAGGAGATTGAAGaagacagaaaggaagaaagggaaatgcAGAAGTCACCTGACCCACCAGCAATCTCTCTTGTTGGACCTATAGATGTACCTGCCGTTCAGGGTCTTTCACTGTCTTCATCCTCCTTCATCTGTGAAATGCCAAACTGTGGCGCT gtgTTCAGTTCCCGACAAGCGCTGAATGGCCACGCTCGCATTCACGGAGGTACGAACCAGGTGACAAAAACACGCTGCACCATTCCTGGCACTAAGCAGAAATCTGGTACGCAGAGCGGATACTGCTCCATCAAGAGCTCACCTGCCCACAGCACAACAAGCGGCGAGACCGACCCAACGACaatttttccttgcaaggaGTGTGGCAG GGTCTTCTTCAAAATCAAAAGCCGCAATGCTCATATGAAGACTCACAGACAACAAGAAGAACAGCAAAGGCAGAAGGCTCAGAaagctgctgtggcagcagaaaTGGCAGCCACTATTGCAAGAACTACTGGGCCAGCTGGGCATAGTTTGATCCCCCTGGATCACATGAGTTTGGTTAAACATGTTGAAAATGTTGGTGACATTGATGATGATGTTGTTCCGGATCTGGGTGATGTCATGGAAGAGAATGAAGTTATGGATGCTGACCTCTTACTGGATGATGAAGATCCAGATCTACTGCAGGATGATGCTGAGTTGTAA
- the TRERF1 gene encoding transcriptional-regulating factor 1 isoform X2 gives MGDQQLYKTNHTANNNENLYYEQHQMNSLPSLNHSYGTSVMDAPQASPLSPPFPQDSRDSIALPVGSKSLGSMDTSRQTSWTHSGSGNHVTARNSLNNQSSMWSPLGQGESHDGYQYSYSQPSENRSQKITSGVLHKLDSFTQVFANQNLRIQVNNMAQVLHTESSMVDNSGDSALRQLLSQKPAVEQQPVTSSVQRYQPVPQQTHQNFASTQQKQQMQVMQHQQLYYDYQQHLSQMQMHSAFQQGQAHVPQMQSQQLLPQQMQHLQQPQYYAQPQQGHQRLSIQDIQQQQPARQQRQCPVQIAQYYQTQPVMQQLQQQQQQMQLPLPPYHREPDPKTMHEPHQYSQDPSHPVQLIQLGAVPQYCFQDPHEQYRHLYPQSLLQQQQQDQQKQYLSESRVPSLNSHIGLTPPDTAEDPARQEINSAGNAVPHRTLLLPSGVHLNNKSSQQDSPSTTWPQVQLSDGRLQPLSPEQSGQNRETFPERPDAKNKLMCSICLKEFKSLPALNGHMRSHGGVRASPNFKQDEGEKPPQQPLSKEVDGLAPIVMPVSVPVKLLSPEPSTQPSASTATATDKPANSVSDDEMPVLVKMTYSPPCSPKMANPCSSSEASKKPHPSAVKLEENFKPLQDKKKYRHRPEPLFIPPPSFNLSMSHSGATLYQSQLRSPRVLGDHLLDRTHELPPYTPPPMLSPVRQGSGLFSSVLTSSHSTSHAQLPLTPLTPTPRVLLCRSNSIDGSVIPVTPGPGEQTVEPRINIGSRFQADIPELQDRLLMEKDVHKATLVWKPWPELENKVFQQRVEDLLNMSCSSVLPGGGTNSEYALHSLFEAKGDIMVALEKLLLRKPVRLKCHPLANYHYAGSDKWTHQERRLFKEALSTYSKDFIFVQKMVKSKTVAQCVEYYYTWKKILRLGRKHRTRLEKKRDECLTSGEEEVLEEDEEIEEDRKEEREMQKSPDPPAISLVGPIDVPAVQGLSLSSSSFICEMPNCGAVFSSRQALNGHARIHGGTNQVTKTRCTIPGTKQKSGTQSGYCSIKSSPAHSTTSGETDPTTIFPCKECGRVFFKIKSRNAHMKTHRQQEEQQRQKAQKAAVAAEMAATIARTTGPAGHSLIPLDHMSLVKHVENVGDIDDDVVPDLGDVMEENEVMDADLLLDDEDPDLLQDDAEL, from the exons ATGGGGGACCAGCAATTGTATAAAACTAATCATACTGCCAACAACAATGAGAACTTGTACTACGAACAACACCAAATGAACTCCCTTCCATCTCTAAATCACAGCTATGGGACATCTGTTATGGATGCTCCCCAGGCgtcccccctctcccctccatTTCCCCAAGATTCAAGGGACAGTATAGCGTTGCCTGTAGGTTCAAAAAGTCTTGGGTCAATGGATACATCTAGACAAACCAGTTGGACACATTCTGGCTCAGGAAATCATGTCACAGCGAGGAATAGTTTGAATAATCAAAGCTCAATGTGGAGCCCCCTCGGGCAGGGGGAGTCCCATGACGGATACCAATATTCTTACTCCCAACCCAGTGAAAACCGATCGCAAAAAATTACCAGTGGGGTCCTGCACAAATTGGACTCCTTTACACAAGTATTTGCCAACCAAAATCTGAGAATTCAAGTCAACAACATGGCTCAGGTTCTGCACACCGAGTCTTCAATGGTGGATAATTCTGGTGACAGTGCACTCAGGCAGCTGCTGTCCCAGAAGCCGGCAGTCGAGCAGCAACCCGTAACTTCCTCCGTACAAAGATACCAACCAGTGCCACAGCAAACACACCAGAATTTTGCAAGCACACAGCAAAAGCAACAAATGCAAGTCATGCAGCACCAACAGTTGTACTACGACTACCAGCAGCACTTATCACAGATGCAGATGCATTCTGCGTTCCAGCAGGGACAGGCGCACGTTCCACAAATGCAGTCCCAGCAGCTCCTACCGCAACAGATGCAGCACTTGCAGCAGCCTCAGTACTAcgctcagccccagcagggacacCAGCGGCTCTCGATCCAGGacatccagcagcagcagccagctcggcagcagcggcagtGTCCAGTGCAGATCGCTCAGTATTACCAAACACAACCTGTCATGCAGCagttacagcagcagcagcagcagatgcaaTTGCCGCTTCCTCCGTATCACAGGGAACCCGATCCAAAGACTATGCATGAACCACACCAATACTCTCAGGATCCCAGTCATCCTGTGCAGCTTATCCAGTTGGGAGCAGTGCCTCAGTATTGCTTCCAAGATCCCCACGAACAGTACAGGCACTTGTACCCCCAGAGtttactgcagcagcagcagcaagatcAGCAGAAGCAATACCTGAGTGAGAGCAGAGTGCCATCCCTGAACTCCCACATTGGCCTCACTCCACCAGATACCGCCGAGGATCCCGCACGGCAGGAGATTAATTCTGCAGGTAATGCTGTCCCTCATCGAACTCTTTTGCTACCTTCGGGAGTTCATCTGAACAACAAAAGCTCTCAGCAAGACTCTCCCAGTACCACATGGCCTCAG GTGCAACTGTCAGATGGCAGACTGCAGCCACTGTCCCCAGaacaaag tggCCAAAACAGAGAAACGTTTCCTGAGAGACCTGATGCGAAGAACAAGCTTATGTGTTCAATATGCTTGAAGGAATTTAAGAGTTTGCCTGCTCTAAATGGTCACATGAGGTCACACGGAGGAGTAAGAGCATCTCCTAACTTCAAACAG GATGAAGGAGAGAAACCACCACAGCAGCCGCTGTCTAAAGAGGTGGATGGCCTTGCGCCCATCGTCATGCCAGTGTCTGTCCCTGTAAAGCTTCTGTCACCTGAGCCCAGCACGCAGccctctgccagcactgccacagccacagaCAAGCCTGCCAACTCTGTGTCAGATGACGAGATGCCCGTTCTCGTGAAGATGACTTACTCTCCACCGTGCAGTCCAAAAATGGCCAACCCCTGCTCATCCTCT GAAGCTAGCAAAAAACCTCATCCAAGTGCTGTAAAATTGGAAGAAAATTTCAAACCGTTGCAGGACAAGAAGAAGTATCGGCACAGACCCGAACCTCTCTTCATACCTCCTCCTTCCTTCAACCTCAGCATGTCCCACTCCGGTGCCACTCTGTACCAGAGTCAGCTTCGTTCTCCCCGTGTTCTGGGCGATCACCTGCTGGACCGGACACATGAGCTGCCCCCCTACACTCCACCACCCATGCTCAGTCCCGTCCGGCAAGGGTCTGGTCTCTTCAGCAGTGTTCTCACTTCTTCTCACAGCACATCACATGCTCAGCTGCCACTTACTCCACTGACACCCACTCCACGGGTGCTCCTGTGCCGGTCTA ATAGTATTGATGGAAGTGTCATTCCAGTGACGCCCGGGCCTGGAGAACAGACTGTTGAACC GCGAATCAATATTGGGTCCAGGTTCCAGGCTGACATTCCTGAGCTGCAGGACAGATTGCTGATGGAGAAAGATGTGCACAAGGCTACTTTGGTTTGGAAACCATGGCCAGAACTGGAGAACAAAGTCTTCCAACAAAGAG TGGAAGACCTTTTAAATATGAGCTGTTCCAGTGTGTTACCTGGTGGAGGAACTAACTCAGAATACGCTTTGCACTCTCTCTTTGAAGCAAAAGGAGATATTATG GTTGCTCTTGAAAAGCTGCTGTTGAGAAAGCCAGTGAGATTGAAGTGTCATCCTTTGGCAAATTACCACTATGCCG GCTCTGACAAATGGACACATCAAGAAAGGAGACTGTTCAAAGAGGCATTGTCCACCTACAGCAAAGATTTCATATTTGTACAGAAAATG GTTAAGTCTAAGACAGTTGCACAATGTGTGGAATACTACTATACATGGAAGAAAATCTTGCGTTTGGGACGGAAACACAGAACACGtttagagaagaaaagagatgaATGCTTG ACAAGTGGAGAAGAGGAAGTGTTAGAGGAAGATGAGGAGATTGAAGaagacagaaaggaagaaagggaaatgcAGAAGTCACCTGACCCACCAGCAATCTCTCTTGTTGGACCTATAGATGTACCTGCCGTTCAGGGTCTTTCACTGTCTTCATCCTCCTTCATCTGTGAAATGCCAAACTGTGGCGCT gtgTTCAGTTCCCGACAAGCGCTGAATGGCCACGCTCGCATTCACGGAGGTACGAACCAGGTGACAAAAACACGCTGCACCATTCCTGGCACTAAGCAGAAATCTGGTACGCAGAGCGGATACTGCTCCATCAAGAGCTCACCTGCCCACAGCACAACAAGCGGCGAGACCGACCCAACGACaatttttccttgcaaggaGTGTGGCAG GGTCTTCTTCAAAATCAAAAGCCGCAATGCTCATATGAAGACTCACAGACAACAAGAAGAACAGCAAAGGCAGAAGGCTCAGAaagctgctgtggcagcagaaaTGGCAGCCACTATTGCAAGAACTACTGGGCCAGCTGGGCATAGTTTGATCCCCCTGGATCACATGAGTTTGGTTAAACATGTTGAAAATGTTGGTGACATTGATGATGATGTTGTTCCGGATCTGGGTGATGTCATGGAAGAGAATGAAGTTATGGATGCTGACCTCTTACTGGATGATGAAGATCCAGATCTACTGCAGGATGATGCTGAGTTGTAA